The genomic region gatgagatctggtgactgtgatctattggatgagagctggtgactgtggaggtgatctattggatgagatctggtgactgtggaggtgatctattggatgagatctggtgactgtggaggtgatctataggatgagatctggtgactgatctattggatgagatctgttgactgtggaggtgatctattggatgagatctggtgactgtggaggtgatctataggatgagatctggtgactgtgatctattggatgagagctggtgactgtggaggtgatctattggatgagagctggtgactgtggaggtgatctattggatgagatctggtgactgtgatctattggatgagatctggtgactgtggaggtgatctattggatgagatctggtgactgtggaggtgatctattggatgagagctggtgactgtggaggtgatctattggatgagatctggtgactgtggaggtgatctattggatgagatctggtgactgtggaggccattggagtccagtgaccacATTGTTTTGAATAACGGGAGGCATTGGAGGACGATGCAGAGCGCTCACACGATACTACGCGCTTCCTCcgacctccacccccccccccccctatataacaCCAATATAATTTACATCTGAGCTTCTTGACAGATCAGCCCCCGGTAGGCGACAGGGTCACCCGTCTCTTCACCAGGAACATTGACCAGGACGGTTTGGGCTTCGAGTATTGCATGTTCTATAATGTGGCTGAGAAGAGGATGGTCTGTATATTCCAGCCGGGCCCCTACCTGGAGGGCCCCCCGGGGTAAGAACCTGACACTCTGCTCACCTGTGTCCTGGCACCCCAGCCTGgttgtatttcccccccccccccaaaatcatgtccCGGGTGCACCCCCTCGTGCCTCTCACATCCTCTCTTTTCCTCAGTTACACACATGGCGGCTGCATTGCCACCATGTTGGACAGCACGCTCGGTGCAATAGCAGTGTACGTTTACGGACACGTCATGACGGCCAATCTGAATATCAACTACCGCAAGTAAGtaaaaccctccccccccccccccccaatcatccgCAGGGTGTCCTCCTCACCCATTTCTCTCCCACAGTCCCATCCCCTTAGGCTGCACCGTACTCGTGGACGGTCACTTGGAGAAGTTGGACGGGCGGAAGGTGTTCACACGTGGCCAGATCCGGAGCTATGATGACCGCACGGTACACACGGAGGCCACAGGTAGCAGCTCTGTcttctgtgtcccccccccccccccccccccctgtacctgACCCCCGCTCTGGTCCTGACCTGTACTCTTGTTTTTCTAGGTCTCTTCATCACGTTGAACTGCCCGGATGAAGGAGGCAGTGCGGACTGAGGTGTAACCCCCCCCCAAGCTCAGTGACCACCGTCTGCCCGGGTAAAGGGGTCTTCAGTGTCCGGCTGTAGATCCCCCCTGTGAAGATTCATTCCCGGTACTCTAGATCTATGGAGATGTCCATTGTTTGAGGTGTATTATACCATGTGACCAGTAGGGGGCGCACCGCACTAAAGAACTGTCCTCTATCTCTGCTCACTATATCATGAACAGCTCTGCAACTTTCCAATACTGTCtagaggtctgactgctgggggcgCCACCGATCCCGAGGGCGGAGGTCAAACATCCCTGAATGGATGGAACATCAGCACCACCGCCACTCTCTTCTGTCTGCTACGTCtcgcagctgagggtttgttacagtagtATCCATTCAAGATGatgcattgtaacaaaccctcagaaaTTTGTGCTGTGTTATGGCTCATGGAAGATCGTCTCTGCGGGAAGGGATTGTAGCAAACCTTCAGCAGTGAGGACAAGGTCATGTGACCTGCAACTACTCATGTATTATAATTTGGAATTTAGGTGACTGGTTGAGCCGCAGTTACGTCACATTATCGGTGGTTTCCTAACTGCgaccctctagttgttgcaaaactacaactcccagcatgcccggacagccgttggctgtccgggcatgctggaagttgtagttttgcaacagctgtagggccgCAGAACGTCCAAGTAGGGtctagagtagtgtttcccaaccagtgttgctccagctgttgcaaaactacaactctgtccaggcatgctgggagttgtagttttgcaacggctggaggtcctcagtttaaAGCCCACTGCATTAGATGTACATTGCCCAGGCCTAAGTGTAATGTGCATCCCACACAGAAAACCGGCgtgaaaccaaaaatggccgCTGGCGTTTATTTGGAAGTTGCAGAACAGTTCTTCGCATTTCACGGTTTGGCGgacatacttttattttttttatatttattttatatatttttttgaaaatttaagcaAGAAATTTTTAGTCCATGTTGTGATCAATGGCCAGTGCCGGTTCTGCTGCCCGCCCGCCCGCAGCGTTACAAAACGCCATCCGCATCACCGGCAGATTTATGGTAAAGTCAatggggaaaatatatatttcattttttttgtatttataatatatagacaggttgacacatatatatatttattagttttttccgtgttttggctaaaaaaaaaaaaataactgatctAAATTTATTTATAACAGAAGGATTTGTGGATTTGTAACTATTTTGTGTTATGGATCCGCTCCTGGTTTGGGCTGATGAAGATATTACCTGGTGTGAACGGAGGCCAAGGCCAGACGCTGACGCTGCGTCATCGGCCGCAGGGTCCGGAAGGGTTTCGCAGTATTTTCTACGCACGCGTCCGTTATATATCTCCGCCCTGTCTCGTATTCCTGTGGGCGCGGCGACGGTGCTGGGAACAATAAAGGTGCGTTCTTTTTATGGAGGCCGTGGCTGCGTGTTTCTTCATGGGGCGGGATATAGGATCAGTGTAGGAGATGCCTCTGGGGGCCGCACTATGGAAGTTTCCAATCTGTGGGCCCCGGAGGCGTCTCCTTACATATAATATGAGGGTCTGCAGGTTCCTCCACATTTCCAAGATCTCTGCTTTCTGTCACTGACTGTCATCCTCCGCATGCTGACAGCCCATCCTGgtgcattgttaaaggggtactctgctccaagacattttatcccttatacaCAGGATCGCGGGGTCCCAACGTTGGGACCCCGcattctctgtgcagcacccgctgGGATCGTTATCACTGCCACGcccaccccaacaccccccccccccctttcaatgAAAGTCTATAAGAGGAGGCTTGGCGGTtgtcacgccgcctcccatagacttgcattgagggggcgtgtcatgacatcacaaggggcgtggccatgacgtcacaaagcCACCGCCCGCTCCAAAATGTACGACAcgttggggcagagtacccctttaaggtttgtcaTCATGTATAGGGTCTAGAGCAGTGTCTAGAgttgctccagctgttgccaaactacaacaccaagcatgccctgactgccgttggcagtccgggcatgctgggagttgtagttttgcaatagctagagggCCGAAGGTTGGACACTTAGGGTCTAGAgcggtgtttcccagccagtgttgctccagctgctgcaaaactacaacttacagcatccccggacagccgttggtgtctttgcatgctgggagttgtagttctgaaacaaaGAGAGGGCCGCATTTGGCGCAGGTTGGACACctagggtgtagagcagtgtttcccaactagttttgcaacagctggaggcgccctggttgggaaatcctGACTTGGCATTGGAATTTTAATAAACACTTCTGGCGTCTTCACCAGCCGTCCGCTCTACATATACGTCGCCAGGGTCATGTGACGTGTGGTGAGAGATCCGTGCAACAAATTTATCATAGGCCGTGAACTATTTGTCGCACACCAAAAGGACCGCAACAAAAGTCCTAATGCCGGGCCTAGAACAGCCCAGTGATGGTGCACGCCCCCGACATGTCCAATAGTCCTGTTACATCGTAGCAAACTAAGGCCGACGTGCAGAATGTTCGCctggaaaacccattcacaccaTCGCGGCAGAAACTGAACACTCTGTGCCGCAGAATCCCtcaaaatcaataggactctgctgcagcacagTAATTCTGCACAGGAGAGAGATGGGGGCTGATGCAGTGTAACAGAACCTCAGCAGTGAGTAGTATTAGGATTTGTTACATTCCGTTGTGCCCGTTTCTGGGTGTGGGCATGGCGCCCGCACACGCTGATCCCTACATGTAGAAATGTGAGGCGAGAACAGGAAGAAAGAGAGAAATCCCGCCCGCCCCTGGCCGGAGATGTGACGCCCTCTGTGTATCGCCCGCGGCAATGATCACCTAGTAATTCCATGTGCACACACTCCGCCAGGCAGAACATCAGCGTCACACCCTCCCCGTGCACATGGCGCCAGCCATAGACGTGTAGTGTACGGGGTCTAGCTGTCTATATTCACACTGATCATCTTGACTTATGTCATGTAAATATACTCCAAACACAAAACAAGCAGAGGAACAAGGCAGCAGCTTATAGTGAGGATACGCATGTCATAAACTACCCCCTACAACATTTGGGTAGAACCCTCCCACCTTGTTGTTATTGGGAGGGGATGTCCCGGGCTCTGTCATAACGTGGCGGTGTAGTATATCCTCGTGCATcatgtacagtacatacagtgcgGGGACACTTCCTGCAGCTGCTGCCCTGTCACCTGCTCTCAGCGCTGATCTTCTATAGTATTAACCCTCTAAAGGTGACTCTGCCCAACCATCTCACACCCCGGAACCCCAGAATTCTGCCATAGTTTGCGTATGCCGCATGTAACTTCTACTATGTTTTTTAGGCACTTTTCTGGCTTTTGGAAAAGTGGGTGACTTGAAATACAACAACATATGTGCTAGAGTTATGGAAAAGTAAAGATAAGTGTCAGGTGTGGCCCGGGATTGAGTGTCAGAGAGGCGTGGTCTGGGGGGGATCAAGTGTCAGGGAGGTGTGGCCTGGGGGGGGGTCGAGTGTCAGGGAGGTGTGGCCTTAGGTCGAGTGTCAGGAAGGTGTGGCCTTAAGTCGAGTGTCAGGAAGGTGTGGCCTTGGGGGTCAAGTATCAGAGAGGTGTGGCCTTGCAACATCTGGTAATTATAaacctaacaccccccccccccccccttgaacaGGTTTTTAGTGTTATCTAAAATTTAAATTGGAAACCATAAAGTTAACAGTAAACCTGCTGGCCCAGGACTGTTTTATGGCCCCCTTAACCTAAAATATGTTTAGTCCCCTCCAATGTCCAACCCACACAGACCTTCAGAAATATTCCTGTTTGGGTCCTTCCCTCAAGATTTCTGTCTCCTCAGCTCTCTATCAGAAATGGAAGCCTCATATGGAAGGACGATGgaatatttacccccccccccccacctagacTATTATTTGgggtactattaaaggggtactccggtggaaaatgtattttctttttctttttttgaatcaacttgtgcaagaaagttaaacagatttgtaaattacttctattaaaaatgtttaatccttccagtacttattagctgctgaatactacagaggaaattcttttctttttggaacacagtgctctctgctgacatctctgtccattttaaaaactgtccagagtaggagaaaatctaacatatgctgctctggacagttcctaatatggacagagttgtcagcagagagaactgtgttccaaaaagaaaagaatttcctctgtagtattcagcagctaataagtaatggaaggattaagatttttttaatattagtaatttacaaatctggtaaactttctggcaccagttgatttaaaaaaaaaaaagttttctacaggagtacccctttaacgtcagaTTTCTGTCCCGGGGGCTGCTTACTCTCGTAGAGCAGCAAAACTTTCAGGATCCCTAGGAATTACCTGCCCGAACCAGTCATCAAATTACAGAAAGCTACTGGCAGTTCTCTGGCCCTGCAGACAGCGCCCCCTCTGCTTCACAGAAGAAATGTCAAGTCTGACAAGACTTCCAGGGATCATCGGATCGGAGAGGACAGGGCGAGAGTCATCCTGGTGATGCCGTTCTGGTCATGTAGGGCAGGGTTCACTTGTCAGCATTTGGGTAGATCCCACCCACCTTGTTGTTGTTGTGAGGGGATGTCCCGGGCTCTGTCATAACGTGGCGGTGTACTATATCCTCGTGCATcatgtacagtacatacagtacagggaCACTTCCTGCAGTTGCTGCCAGGACCACGTGGTCCCTGCCACTGCCCTGTCAGCTGCTCTCACAgttctcatcctctatagtattaaCCCTCTAAAGGTGACTCTGCCCGTCCATCTCACACTCCAGAATTCTGCCATAATTTGCGTATGCTGCGTGTCACttctactgaatgtttttttagacacttttctggCTTTTGGAAAAAGGGATGACTTGAAATACACCAGTATTCACTAGTGTCAGCACTATGGGGGTCAACTCAAGCAGACTTCACAACTAGAGAAAACCGCCAGGTAAAGAACATGTACTCTCTGTGTCCATGCCCTATCACACAAGTGGAAATGGAGGCTGGTATGTGCCTTTCCTCCTCTAGCTGAAAGAAATGTGGTGTGAAAGACGTCTCTCCTGGTAGTTACCTCCGCTCTTAGTCTGGGTAATGGCCTCTATAGCTCAGGGAAATACATACAGATTCCTCAGGACAGAATTATTTTATGCCAAGCTTTTGGCTTTTGATCCGAGCCCTATCTCTTTTGGGCCAGATATCCTCCGTAAGATGGTTTCCAGCCTCCACATGTCCTCAGATTTGGATCTGCCATATTTCGGCAATAATCCACCCAATGAGCGATAACACCAGTTTCATATGTTAAATGTCAAAAAATGTGTTCGTACAGTTGGATAGGACTTAGAAAGTCTAATAACCCTTGTGCTCAGATATCTGGCCCAAAGGAGATAGGGCTAGGATCAGAGAAGCCAAAGGTTTGGCATATGTATCTTCTCGCCTTTCTTAAGCCTCGTTCCACCAGAACCGTTACTTCTTCTTGAGAGGAGCCCAGATTGACCAAATCTGCAGGGTGGCCGCTTGGTCTTCTATAGATTGGACGTTGGTAACTCTCCACTTTTCTTTTGGCTGTTCTTCAGTCTGTCATTCCGTACGTATGGTATTCCTCTccggtggtgctgtcatggcaatGGGGAAAGCTTGTAAGTACACACTGGTAATTGTATTTCCTTGAACAATGGCAGTACCGGGCATTCCCATCCTTTTCTTCTTTCTCACTGGTGTGGGGTTCACTgtagaagtgaaaaaaaaaaaggattggttATTGGatgtttacttatttattttttgttaaaattgtcTACAAACTAAGCAGTAAGGCTCTGCTAGGTCTCAGTAATCCACTGTCCATAAGGGTGGAGTCCCTTTCAGTGGTGTGGTCATGGGATTTCTCCACTTATCTACCTCCATCATTTGCTCTGTTCAGATTAGTCTCCTGAAGGATCAACTTACTGAGGGATTAGGTTACAGCTGTCTATAGAAGTCTATGAAAAGAAGCGGCGGGGCTGCATGGTTAGGCAGAGGACAGTGGCTGAAAGCTCTAGTCTAGTCATGTTATATCTCCACCAGTTCTTCATTTACAGCTTATAATGCTCCATCCTGCTCTATGAATGTcatctatgctgctgcttctgatggaGTGAtttggagatatagaggagcaggatcctctcttcgaAGGGTGTACTATAGCGATATATAGGAGaccaggatcctctcttctgagggtgtaccatagagatatagaggagcaggatcctctcttctgagggtgtactatagagatatagaggagcagtatcatctcttctgagggtgtactatagagatatagaggagcaggatcctctcttctgagggtgtactatagagatataggggagcagtatcatctcttctgagggtgtactatagagatatagaggagtaagatcctctcttctgagggtatactatagagatataggggagcaggatcctctcttctgggggtgtactatagagatataggggagcaggatcctctcttctgagggtgcactatagagatatagaggagcaggatcctctcttctgagggtgtactatagagatatagaggagcaggatcctctcttctgagagtgtactatagagatataggggagcaggatcctctcttctgagggtgcactatagagatataggggagcaggatcctctcttctgaggatgcactatagagatataggggagcaggatcctctcttctgagggtgtactatagagatatagaggagcaggatcctctcttctgagggtgtactatagagatataggggagcaggagcctctcttctgagggtgtattatagagggggcaggatcctctcttctgagggtgtactatagagatatagaggagcaggatcctctcttctgagggtgtactatagagatatataggagagcaggatcctctcttctgaggttgtactatagagatatagaggcgcaggatcctctcttctgagggtgtactatagagatataggggagcaggatcctctcttctgagggtgtactatagagatataggggagcaggatcctctcttctgagggtgtactatagagatatagggagcaggatcctctcttctgagggtgtactatagagatataggggacaggatcctctcttctgagggtgtactatagagatataggggagcaggatcctctcttctgagggtgtactatagagatatagaggagcaatatcctctcttctgagggtgtactatagagatatagaggagcaggatcctctcttctgagggtgtactatagagatatagaggagcaggatcctctcttctgagggtgtactatagagatataggggacaggatcctctcttctgagggtgtactattgagatatagaggagcaggatcctctcttctgagggtgtactatagagatatagaggagcaggatcatctcttctgagggtgtactatagagatataggggacaggatcctctcttctgagggtgtactatagagatataggggagtagGATCctatcttctgagggtgtactatagagatatagaggagcaggatcctctcttctgagggtgtactatagagatatagaggagcaggatcctctcttctgagggtgtactatagagatataggggacaggatcctctcttctgagggtgtactattgagatatagaggagcaggatcctctcttctgagggtgtactatagagatataggggagcaggatcctatcttctgagggtgtactatagagatataggggacaggatcctctcttctgagggtgtactatagagatatagaggagcaggatcctctcttctgagggtgtactatagagatataggggagcaggatcctatcttctgagggtgtactatagagatataggggacaggatcctctcttctgagggtgtactatagagatataggggacagGATCCTCTCTTCCGAGGGTGTACTattgagatatagaggagcaggatcctatcttccgagggtgtactatagagatatagaggagcaggatcctctcttctgagggtgtactatagagatatagaggagcaggatcctctcttctgagggtgtactatagagatatagaggagcaggatcctctcttctgagggtgtactatagagatatagaggagcaggatcctctcttctgagggtgtactatagagatatagaggagcaggatcctctcttctgagggtgtactatagagatatagaggagcaggatcatctcttctgagggtgtactatagagatataggggagcaggatcctctcttctgagggtgtactatagagatataggggagcaggatcctctcttctgagggtgtactatagagatatagaggagcaggatcctctcttctgagggtgtactatagagatatagaggagcaggatcatctcttctgagggtgtactatagagatataggggagcaggatcctctcttctgagggtatactatagagatatagaggagcaggatcctctcttctgagggtgtactatagagatataggggagcaggatcctctcttctgagggtgtactatagagatataggggagcaggatcatctcttctgagggtgtactatagagatatagaggacaggatcctctcttctaactcaccctcagaagagaggatcccgctcctctatatctctatagtacaacctcagaagagaggatcctgcgcctctatatctctatagtacaccctcagaagagatgatcctgctcctctatatctctataacttaccctcagaagagaggatcctgctcctctatatctctatagtacaccctcagaagagaggatcctgctcctctatatctctatagtacacccccagaagagaggatcctgctcctctatatctctatagtacacccccagaagagaggatcctgctcctctatatctctatagtacacccccagaagagaggatcctgctcctctatatctctataactcaccctcagaagagaggatcctgctcctctatatctctataactcaccctcagaagagaggatcctgctcctctatatctctatgagGGTGagttatagagatatagaggagcgggaTCCTCTGTTCTATGGGgggcatgtatcattatttgtgcacGGTAGAAGCAGTttttgccgaattctaaattatgcgctaaatttatcaatcaagcgtaatgagtttcataaattgggGGCAAATCTAGTCATCT from Hyla sarda isolate aHylSar1 chromosome 11, aHylSar1.hap1, whole genome shotgun sequence harbors:
- the LOC130295954 gene encoding acyl-coenzyme A thioesterase THEM4-like isoform X2 codes for the protein MLHICSRLLGGGAVLCLRTSRSHTGPAPVRWFSVGRPSHGPQDYSLPNATWSRNTRDLYDKYEELSKTGGWRRIKSYNSSVHHMSDQPPVGDRVTRLFTRNIDQDGLGFEYCMFYNVAEKRMVCIFQPGPYLEGPPGYTHGGCIATMLDSTLGAIAVYVYGHVMTANLNINYRNPIPLGCTVLVDGHLEKLDGRKVFTRGQIRSYDDRTVHTEATGLFITLNCPDEGGSAD
- the LOC130295954 gene encoding acyl-coenzyme A thioesterase THEM4-like isoform X1, yielding MSPAIRSPAAAITVLSLSLSSSLTVHIMLHICSRLLGGGAVLCLRTSRSHTGPAPVRWFSVGRPSHGPQDYSLPNATWSRNTRDLYDKYEELSKTGGWRRIKSYNSSVHHMSDQPPVGDRVTRLFTRNIDQDGLGFEYCMFYNVAEKRMVCIFQPGPYLEGPPGYTHGGCIATMLDSTLGAIAVYVYGHVMTANLNINYRNPIPLGCTVLVDGHLEKLDGRKVFTRGQIRSYDDRTVHTEATGLFITLNCPDEGGSAD